TTTGTCCTTATTTCGGCCGAAAAACCGAGGGATTTGGAGTGCATCCTCCTCTCCACGATCTTATCCAATCCCGTAAAGGCCCCGCCGCATATAAAGAGGATGTTTGTCGTATCCACTGGGAGGAACTCCTGCTGGGGATGCTTCCTTCCGCCCTTCGGCGGCACGTTTGCAATGGTACCCTCGATGATCTTCAGCAGGGCCTGCTGCACCCCCTCCCCTGAGACGTCCCTCGTAATGGAGGGATTGTCATTCTTTTTAGAGATCTTGTCCACCTCATCGATGTAGATGATCCCCTTTGAAGCCTTTTCGATGTCATAGTCCGCGGTCTGGAGGAGGTTCAAGATGATATTTTCGACGTCCTCCCCGACGTATCCCGCCTCCGTCAGACTTGTAGCATCGGCGATGGTAAAGGGGACGTTCAGGAACTTCGCCAGGGTCTGGGCGAGAAGCGTTTTGCCCGATCCCGTGGGGCCGAGAAGCAGAATATTGCTTTTCTGAAGCTCAACGTCGCTCCCCTTGGTATCCGTCCCTATCCTCTTATAGTGGTTGTGAACGGCAACGGCGAGGATCTTCTTCGCCCTCTGCTGACCCACGACATACTCGTCCAAGAAGGCCTTGATCTCGGCCGGCTTCGGGATATCCGCGCTCGTCTTTGTAAGCTCCTCCCTCTCGTATTCCTCGGCGATGATGTCGTTGCAGAGCTCCACGCACTCGTCGCAGATAAAGCTTGTGGGGCCGGCTATCAGCTTTTTGACGTCCCTCTGGCTCTTCCCGCAGAATGAGCAAATCATCCCGCCGTTTTTCTCTTTTCCTTTATGTTCGTTCATTTCTATCCTTTCGGATTAAATTCCCGGATTATTTCAGTATTGTTTTTACTTTTCAACGCTGTCTTTTTATCGGCTCGAATATCAATCAATCAATCACAATCAATCTACTGCCCGATCAACCTACCGTCACTCTATTGTCAAGATTGCCCTATTATCAATATTATTA
The sequence above is a segment of the Candidatus Zymogenus saltonus genome. Coding sequences within it:
- the clpX gene encoding ATP-dependent Clp protease ATP-binding subunit ClpX, yielding MNEHKGKEKNGGMICSFCGKSQRDVKKLIAGPTSFICDECVELCNDIIAEEYEREELTKTSADIPKPAEIKAFLDEYVVGQQRAKKILAVAVHNHYKRIGTDTKGSDVELQKSNILLLGPTGSGKTLLAQTLAKFLNVPFTIADATSLTEAGYVGEDVENIILNLLQTADYDIEKASKGIIYIDEVDKISKKNDNPSITRDVSGEGVQQALLKIIEGTIANVPPKGGRKHPQQEFLPVDTTNILFICGGAFTGLDKIVERRMHSKSLGFSAEIRTKKERNIGELLANVQPEDLIKYGLIPEFAGRLPAIATLTELSEESLIKILQEPKNALVKQYQKLFELEKVKLKFTDESLVAISRLAMERGSGARGLRSIMENIMVDIMYEIPSQKNIKECIINEEVVLNKENPIILYEKSA